A single region of the Verrucomicrobiia bacterium genome encodes:
- a CDS encoding FHA domain-containing protein, translating to MAHAMARLVVNPGSPAAWEIQLKPGANFIGRGFANDVKIPDGSVSGSHCQIVLNDGVVMIKDLGSTNGTFINRAAVVEAVLETGQTIHLGGVEMRFYGDSPAEEPLNRASVLAPNPAKPPALRVGVARPQVIDEERLADPPPAVALAPPLISEPPVPPPMPSFGAASQTCKFHPKAPARFYCSKCRQAYCELCVALRTVERVKRKFCRHCGAECAPLQVRLQPAVEKGFFQRVPGAFGYPVRGGGVFIVIIAVAIMGLFKAGQALMSLGTIRTFIMGLILEIATGGYLFAYLQSILHSTSAEDRELPELPGIGNFLEDLLMPFLKLLGLLLFCFGPALGIFIWIGASRELSFIWVAIAAMVFGYLYFPMALLAVAILDSVAAANPLVVIPSILKAPLEYICSLVLLGVAFAFQGAGAALIALVFREGWTTHSMGQLVAMMGCMALVSFASLYLLVVAVHALGLIYVAKKEQLGWHSR from the coding sequence ATGGCTCATGCTATGGCGCGCCTGGTCGTTAATCCGGGTTCTCCTGCGGCTTGGGAAATCCAACTCAAGCCAGGCGCGAACTTTATCGGGCGCGGTTTCGCAAACGATGTGAAAATCCCCGATGGCTCGGTTTCGGGGTCACATTGCCAAATCGTGCTCAACGATGGCGTGGTCATGATCAAGGATTTGGGCTCGACCAACGGGACGTTTATCAACCGGGCGGCTGTTGTGGAGGCGGTGCTCGAGACCGGGCAGACCATCCATCTGGGGGGCGTCGAGATGCGTTTTTATGGCGATTCTCCTGCCGAGGAACCATTGAATCGGGCGTCGGTTTTGGCGCCAAATCCGGCCAAGCCCCCTGCCCTTCGCGTGGGAGTCGCGCGCCCGCAGGTCATAGACGAGGAGCGGCTGGCGGACCCGCCGCCAGCGGTAGCCCTTGCGCCGCCCCTGATTTCTGAGCCGCCTGTCCCCCCGCCTATGCCCAGCTTTGGGGCGGCGTCTCAGACCTGCAAGTTCCACCCCAAGGCCCCCGCCCGGTTCTACTGTTCGAAATGCCGGCAGGCCTATTGTGAGTTGTGCGTGGCTTTGCGCACGGTCGAGCGAGTGAAGCGGAAGTTCTGCCGGCATTGCGGGGCCGAATGCGCGCCGCTGCAGGTGCGTTTACAGCCAGCCGTCGAGAAGGGCTTCTTCCAGCGTGTGCCTGGGGCATTTGGCTATCCTGTTCGGGGGGGCGGGGTCTTCATCGTGATCATCGCGGTGGCGATCATGGGCTTATTCAAGGCGGGCCAGGCCCTGATGAGCCTGGGCACGATTAGGACCTTTATTATGGGGCTCATCCTCGAGATAGCCACGGGCGGATACCTGTTTGCTTACCTCCAATCCATTCTTCACTCGACGTCGGCTGAGGACCGGGAATTGCCTGAACTGCCCGGCATTGGGAATTTTCTGGAAGACTTGCTGATGCCCTTTCTGAAATTGCTGGGCCTGCTCCTCTTTTGCTTCGGACCGGCCCTGGGGATTTTCATTTGGATAGGGGCTTCGCGTGAATTGTCTTTTATATGGGTGGCAATCGCGGCGATGGTCTTCGGTTATTTGTATTTTCCAATGGCCCTGCTGGCGGTGGCGATACTGGATTCGGTGGCGGCGGCCAACCCGCTGGTAGTCATCCCCTCGATTCTAAAGGCGCCCCTGGAATATATCTGTTCGCTCGTGCTGCTGGGCGTAGCGTTCGCCTTTCAAGGGGCGGGGGCAGCCCTCATTGCCTTGGTGTTCCGCGAGGGTTGGACAACCCATTCGATGGGGCAACTGGTGGCGATGATGGGCTGCATGGCGTTGGTGAGTTTCGCCAGCCTTTACTTGCTGGTGGTTGCCGTCCACGCGTTGGGCCTGATTTATGTTGCAAAAAAGGAGCAACTTGGATGGCACTCGAGGTAG